The genomic segment GCAACGCGGAAATGAGGTGGGCGGCACCGTCATCAGCCGCCACGACGAGCTCTTCGGCCAGCCCCTGGGCGCCCTGCCCGGACCGGAGGGTGCCCCACGCGCCTCGCGACAGCAGCCGACGTGGACGCCCCGGTCGCCGTCCGCTTCGAACCCCCGGCGGGGGTACTGCCCGAACAGGTGGGGTGCTCACCACTGGGCACACCCAGAACAGCCACGTCGCCGCCGCCTTCATCCAGCTGGCGGTTGACGGCTACCTGCACCTGGGCCGTGTGGAGCGCCAGCATGGCAGGCTCCGCAAACGCACCCACCAGGAGTGGATGGTCACGGCGCTGCGACGTGCCGACCCCACGCTGACTCCCTTCCGTGCCGGACTGCTGACCGCCGTGACGAAGGTGGGACGGCCCGCCACCCTCAATGAACTCAAGCCGCATCTGGCCAGGGTGGTGCCGGACCTGCGCAAGGAACTGCGCGCCCATCCTGACCATGACCTGTGGTTCCCCCACATGTGTGAGGGCATCGTCCCCTTCGGCAAGTGCCTCACCACACCCGGAGCCAAGCAGCGCTCGGCGGTGGGAAGCACCCTGCGCTACCAGTGCGCGGGCTTCCGACACTTCCTGGCGGTGGCCGACGGCAGCCGGCTCCGTTTCGAGGAAGGCGCCGGCATCTTCAGCCGTTTCCTCCCCTGGGCCGTCGCCCTGGGCGTGACGGACAAATGGGTGAGAGCGCTTCGCCTCGCGTCCCACGACCTCGACGCGGATGTCACGGCCCACTGGTGCCATGACCTGGCCTGGTACGGGGACTTCTCGACGCTCGACCTGTAGGCCCTCGACGGGATGGGTGGCGGGCCGGGTGACGGGCTGGCGGACTTCTTCACGTCGCTGGGCGAGGCCATGGCTGACCTGGCCGAGGCAATCAATGACCTGGCC from the Luteococcus japonicus genome contains:
- a CDS encoding DUF2207 family protein gives rise to the protein MLTTGHTQNSHVAAAFIQLAVDGYLHLGRVERQHGRLRKRTHQEWMVTALRRADPTLTPFRAGLLTAVTKVGRPATLNELKPHLARVVPDLRKELRAHPDHDLWFPHMCEGIVPFGKCLTTPGAKQRSAVGSTLRYQCAGFRHFLAVADGSRLRFEEGAGIFSRFLPWAVALGVTDKWVRALRLASHDLDADVTAHWCHDLAWYGDFSTLDL